Genomic DNA from Candidatus Sulfurimonas marisnigri:
TTTAAGAGCTTTATCTCCTATAATAACCTCTCCGTGAACATTTAAAACCTTAGCTAAGACATTTGAACTTGCTGATGCTGTGTCGTCAACACTATCTACATGTGGAATAACCAAAACACTTAAAACTTCTTTTTTTGCAATGATTCCCAAATCTACATGTAAATATTTTTTTGCACTTATACTAGAGATAAAAGCAGCATCTACTCTGCGTGAAATAAAATCTTTATTTATCTTTGAAGGAATACCACGTTTATAGTGCATACTCATGCTCTGTTGGCTACTTTTTGTAAATCGCTTCATAAACACATGAAATGGTAAAAGATTTAGATATTCTATTTTGCCAAAAACCACATTTTGCTCCAAAATTATATTATTGAAATTATACATGCCTTAGCTTATTTTGATATAATCGCACTAATAAATTAACTTTAAGGAATGCTAACATTTGGCATTATCCACGAAGAGTCGCCTCAGCGGCGTTAGCGAAGTAAAAGGGACATGTTCTTTTTACGGATAAATAAAGTAGGTAGTTTACTTTATTTTACTAGGTACCCCTTGAGGGTGTGAAATAAAATTAAGGAGATATTTTGGTAAGAGTAGAATTTTTAGGACCAATACAAAAAGAGCCTTTAGAGCTAGAGATAACAAATTTAAGCGAATTAGCAAAAATACTTCAAGACGATAAAGAGATGCAAAAGTGGTTGGAAAATTCAGCTGTAGCTGTAAATGACACACTAGTAAGCTCTCGTGACTTTACACTAAAAGATGGCGATAAAGTTTCACTGCTTCCACCAGTCTGCGGAGGTTGATAAGTGTTATATTTATATGACGGACCTTTAGATGTACCAACAATTTTAAAAGAGTGGTATGAACAAGAGGCTACAAGTAATTACGGAGCGTACATCCCTTTTGTTGGAACCGTTAGAAGCGAAGATGATATTGACGGATTAAGTTTTGATTTGTATGAACCTATTTTAAACTCTTGGTTCAAAGCTTGGCAAGAAAAAGCAGAGGCTAAAGGGGCTATTATAAAAATGGCTCACTCTAAGGGAGACGTAATGCTCCATGAATCATCTTACATAGCGGCAGTTTTCTCGCCAAAGCGCAGAGTCGCTTTGGAGTTTATAGATGAGTTTGTAGAGGATTTTAAAGCGTCTGCCCCTATATGGAAATATGACCTAAAAGGCGGAGAGAGAATATATGCTCTTGATCGCTCAACTGCTATAAATGGTAGCGGTTTATTAGCTTAAGCTAATAACTTTAGTCGTCACAGCGGCGTAAGCGGAGTTAAGGGACTTTGTTCCTTAATGGGATTAATATATGAAGGTTCCCTTCATTTTATGTAATAAAATTAAGGATAAATTAAAATGAGTCTTTTATCATACGAGACGAGCCAAAATATGTTAGATTTACTTGAGGTTAACTCAGCTAGACATGAAAATTTGCCACTGAGTTTTTCTCTTGGACGAGTTTTGGCAGAAGATATAGTTGCAGAGTATAATGATCCTCAGTTTCCAACAGCTTCAATGGACGGCTACGCTGTTATTCACGCTGATTTAGATTGTGATGGTATAAGCATACTAGGGAGTAACCCTGCAGGACATGCTGAGACAAGAGTTGTAAAGAGTGGAGAGTGCATCAAGACTTTTACAGGTTCTATGATGCCTAAAGGTGCAGATACACTTATTCAAATTGAGAATGTAACTGTAAATGATGGCAAAATTACAATAGATGAAAAAGTCCCTCTTGGCTCATCTGTTCGACCGATTGGCGAAGGGTATAAAGCCGGAGATGTACTTATTAAAAAAGGTACAAAGATTGGTTTTGCTCAGATTGGTGTTATGGCAGGACTCAATAAAGTAATGGTTAAAGTTGCACTCAAGCCCAGAGTAGCAGTAATATCTACAGGGAGTGAAATCTTAGACCTTGGCGTAAACAGCACTAATCCATCACAAATAAGAAGCTCAAACAACTATACTTTGTGTGCTCTTTTTGAACAGGCGGGAGCAGATGTTATCCAGCTTGGAACTGTTGGTGATGATAGAGATTCAATTATGAAAACATTTGAAAATGCCCTCTCGTGTGCTGATATATTGGTGAGTACAGGCGGAGTGAGTGTTGGAGACTATGATTTTGTTAAAGATATAGTGCCTCGCCTTGGTGCAGAAGTAATCTACAAGGGTGTAGCTATTAAACCGGGTAAGCATATCCTAGTGGCGCAAAGAGCAGACAAATTTGTTTTAGCACTTCCAGGTTTTGCATACTCTTCAACCGTAACATCAATTCTTTATGTACTTCCGCTAATAGCTAAAATGCTTGGACGTGACTCTGCTTATAAAACTGTAGAGGCAAAACTTAGTGAAGAGTTCAACAAAAGAAGCAAACTTACAGAGTTTACCGCCTGTAATGTAGTGGTAGAAGATGGTGAGTATTTTGTAAATTTTAAAAATAAGAAGGTTGGAAGTTCTGCGATACTTACTAACTTGTTAGATTCAAGTGCTTTAATGGTTGCAGGTGAAGAAGATGGTAATTTGTCAGAAGGTACTTTTGTAAATGTAATTTTACTGGATAGTTTTTAGTTTTATATTTATTTTACATTATATTGATATACTCGTTAAAAATATTTTATATTAAAGAGTTGAAAATGAAAAAATTTATTATTATAGTTACCATTTTTTTAGGTTTACTCAGAGCTGATGAAGATATATATAAGCTGGTTCTTGATGTAACTACCTCTGACATAGGAAAGTTTAAGCAGAGTGTCATAAGTGGTGTAGCGAAAAATAAAGCATACTATGAGGGTAAGTTTAAAGAGCTCGAAGTAGTAGCGGTTATCCATGGCGGCGCTTATAAATTCTTTTTAAAAGATGTAGCCTCTTCTAAATACAAAGAGGACAAAGAACTTATAAAAGAGCAAAAAGAGCTTGCCATAAGGGTTAAATCTCTTAGTGAGACATACAACGTAAAATTCTTAATCTGTAAATCTGGTATGGATAAGCACTTAATAAAAAAAGAAGATATGTATGATTTTGTGGAGCTTATACCAAATGCTATGATAGGACTGATTGATACCCAAAACAACGGTTCTGCTTATGTTCCAGTCAAGTAAATAATTCTTTACATGTTAAAAAAATTAGTACCAATATTTACTTTTGTTATTGTTGTCATAATACTACTAATTATCTATTTTAGAGATACGATTAAAGAGCAAAAAATTGACTACATCCTTGATAAATCTCTCCTAACACTAGAATCTCAGCTAAAAAATGAAAAAATAAACTCTTTAAATATCGCAATCTCATTGTCTAAAAATGAGGCTCTTATAAATGCTCTTGAAAATGATGATGAAGATTTAGGCTATGAAATCCTTTCAGATATTATGAATACAATCAAAGAAAATACAAATATAGTAATTAGAACGCAGATAATTACCACAGATTACAATATATTTTCTAGAAGTTGGGATAATACATATGCAGGTATGCCTTTGCAGGAGTATAGAACAGACCTGAAATATTTCCAAACGCACAAGACTCCTCGTACTTCTATAGAAGTGGGGAGAATGTTGAGTATTAAAACAACAGTTCCTGTATATAAAGATGAGACACTCCTTGGGTTTGTAGAAATAATTAGTTTTTTTGATTCAATTACTGATTTTTTTAAAAATATGGGTATTGATTTATATGTATTAATGGATGACAAGTATTTTGATATATCTGTTTTTATGCAAGAGAACGTTACCGTAGACAAGTATATACTTTCAAACAGAAACTACAATCATAACAATATTAAAATGCTCAATAATATAGATTTTAAAAAACTTAAAATAAACCGCATACTGCACAGAGGTGATAAGTATATATTTTATGAAAATATGAAAAATGGCGATGGGGAATCTATTGGTATGTTTCTCTTCGTTTTAGATAAAGAGTATTTAGAATATTTCAAAGAGCCAAAAGATGATGTATCTTTTCTTATAAACATGACTAGAAACAACCTATATGATATTATCAAAGAACATAATTATGAAGATGCTTTGAATGATAATATTGAAATAAAGTCACTTTTGTCATTAAGAGATATTATTTCAAAAGAGGATAAAAAAAAGTATTTGGAGATAGTTCAAAAAAAATTAGATAAATATTCTAAAGATGAACTAATACAAATAATTTTAGAACAAAAAATTATTAAAAAAGTTGACGGGAAAATAAGATGAGAATTTTACTGCTGGAAGATGAGTACTCGTTGAGAATGAGTATTAAAGAGTTTTTAGATGATTTAGAGTATGAGGTGGATGACTTCTCTGACGGATTAGAAGCTTACGATGCCATTTATTCCAAGTCATACGATATTCTGCTTTTAGATGTTAATGTTCCAACTATGAACGGATTTGATCTCTTAAAATCTATACGAAAAGATGGTAATAAAACACCTGCAATTTTTTTAACCTCCATGATAGATATGAATGATTTAAAAGAGGGGTATAAAAGAGGCTGTTGTGATTATATTCGTAAACCTTTTGATCTGCTTGAGCTAGAGCTTAGAATAAATCAGGCATATACCAGCCACTATCTTGATGATAGCGAAATTATCTCTTTAAATAGTGATATATCTTATGATATGACAAAAGGTAAGCTTACATGCAAGGAAGATGAGATAGTTCTTAGAAAAGCTGAAAAAGATATTTTAGAGCTTTTGATAAAACATAAGAACTCTGTTGTGTCAATGCAGATGTTTCAGGATGAAATATGGGGAGAGTATGTTGAACCGGCAACAATAAGAGTTCAGGTGAATAACTTAAAGCAAAAACTACCAGAGTCAATAGTGCAAAATCGAAGAGGGTTGGGGTATATAATTGAACGATGACGGATACGGACTAAAGTATGCATATATCTATACTGTCTTAATAACAATAATTCTTTTAGCACCACTGTTCTTTTACACTGTTCATATGAAAAATTTGTATGGCGTACAGAACGAACTGCATTTGAAAAATCAATCATATCTTGTTGTGCAGATGATGCAGGAGCATACTCAAGATGATGAATATTTTGAGTATCCGAGATTTCAAACATTTAAGTCGGGTCTTTACGATTATCAGCAAAAACCAATATTCTCTCTAATAGAAAAACCGATAAAATATTTTCTAGAGGGGTACCATGTTGATGATAAAGATGCATATCTTATAACAAAACTACCGGCAGGAAAGTATTTTGGTGCCGATTACTTAGTTATAAAAAACAGATTGTCATATTTTGAAGTTTATGAAAAGTCTATGTTTATTTTACTCTCAATAGCTATATTGGTTTTTGCTCTAAGCTTTCTTTTTTTAAATCGCTTTGCAAAACCTTTTAAGCAGGTAAATAAAAAACTGGATAATTTTATAAAAGACTCTATTCACGAGATCAATACCCCTCTGTCTATAATAAATGTAAATATTGACCTTTATAACAGAAAGCATACCCCTAACAAATATTTGCAAAGAATGAAAGCCGCAGCTAAAGTTCTGTCTAATATTTATAATGACATGGACTACCTTATTAAGTACGACAGATTGGATTTTGAAAAAGAGCCAATTAACATGGCGGAGTTTTTACAAGAGCGGATAGATTACTTCTTAGAAGTTGCTCAAATGAAAAATATTACACTCAGCAGTGATATTCAGGATAATATCTCTTTGTATATGAACACAAAACAGTTTCAAAGGGTGATTGATAACAATATTTCAAATGCAATCAAGTACTCTTATGAGAAAAGTACAATAGAGGTAAACTTATTTGTACAAGATGGTATTTGCTTTTTATCTTTTAAGGATTACGGTATCGGGATAGAGGATGTGGACAAAATATTTAACCGTTACTATCGTGAGAGTAACCAGACTGGCGGCTTTGGTATAGGTTTGAATATTGTCAAATCAATCATAGACAAGGCTGGTATTGAGCTTATTATTGACTCTACACCGAAAAAAGGGAGCACTTTCACATATAAGTTTCCTGCAGCAATTGTTACACTAAATTGAATTAAGTAACATTCTTTTTAAAAACTTCCCACATTTTATACAAATTTTACACTTAGCAGTTAAACTTACCACTGAAACAACTAAGGAGTAAGACAAATGAAGAAAACAATTATGGTGTCATTACTAGTTGGAGCTTCACTATTAGCTACTGATTACAGCAGTGTAATAGAGAGTCCAAACGCGAGTAAAATAATAGATAAAGATCTACTGGCGCCAGCAACAGTTTACACAATGCCTGCTGGATGTATATCAACCGACAAAGATGCTATTGCTAGAGGTGCTTTTATATTCCATAATCTAAATGGTGGAAAAGTTAAAGGGGATGCTCCTGCAGGTCTAAGTAAAAAAGATGAAAAAGGCAACAATAAGCAGTATGGTAACTGTGTAGCATGTCACAATATAGAAGACGCAGTAGGTGCTGGAAATATCGGTCCTGATTTAAGTAACTACAACGCTATGTTTATGGCAACAAATGTTAGAGACAACCAGTTTGTATATCAAAAGATTGCAGACCCTAGAGTTGACAATGCACAAACACACATGACAGTTAATTTAACTACTAAGTTATTCAACGAAAGAGAAATATGTGATATTACTTCATATATCGTATCTCCAAAATAATACAAGGAAATAAAAAATGCAAAGAAGAGACTTTTTTAAACAACTAGGTACGGTTGCAGCTGTTACTGCTGTTGCTCCAGCTATGAGTTTTGCAGCAGATGCTAAAAAAACAAAAGGGCCGAATGATTTTTCATATCAGCAAGCAGTTGAGGTTATAACAGGCGGTAAACCTGTTGTTGTATCTTCAAAAGTTGAGTTAAAAGTTCCAGAGATAGCTGAGAATGGTGCAGTTGTTCCTGTAACAGTAACAGTTGATAGCCCAATGACGGATTCTGATTATGTAAAAGCTATACATATTTTTGCAACTAAAAATGGTAACACTCGTTGTATTGATGTGTTTTTAACTCCTGATAACGGTAAGGCTATGTTTGCAACACGTATTAAACTTGGTCAAACTCAAGAAGTTGCAGCTTTAGTAGAGTTAAGCGATGGAACATTTTTAAGTGCTGCTCAAAGTGTAAAAGTTACTATCGGTGGATGTGGTTGATTTTAAACCAGTAGATAAATGTAAAGTTGTTATACCTCTTAAGAGGTTAGCTTTAGCGCCACAGCGGCTAGCATAGTCTGACTGGGTTCTTACTCAGATAGACGTATAAAACAGTAATAAAGGATAAAAAATGGGAAAAAGTCAAGCACTAATTAAGATTAAGCCAAAAAAATATAAAGATGGCGAAGTTGTTAAGGTAAGTTTTATGGTTATGCATCCTATGGAAACAGGATTACGTAAAGATAAAAAAACAAAACAAGTTATTCCTGCTCTATATATCAATGATGTAAAGTTTGAGTATAACGGTAAAGTAATCACTACAATGAAAGTATGGGAGACATTATCTGTAAATCCAGTATTTACAACATACATGAAGATTAACGGCAGCGGAGAGCTAAAAGTAACATATACTGACAGCAGCGGCGAAGTAAATGAAAAAAGTACAAAGATAAAGCCAAAAGGATAATCGATGAAAATAGCAACTAAAATAGTATTGTCAGTAGCACTTTTATCATCATTCTCTTTTGGTGGTGAACAGTTTGCTATGAGTGATGCTGACCGTGCAATGTATGCAGAGATGTTGGAGAATAATCCAGCAGATATAATGGTTGAAAGTGGTAGTGAATTACTAGGTGAAATTGGTGGAGATTCAGCTTTTGCTAAATACTTAGGTATGAGCGAAGATGAGTTACCAAAATATATAGCTGGCTTTCCCCGTTATGTAGAGAAGTTTGATATGGTTGTTGGAATAGACCAAGTACTTCAAGCTATGATGTTTGATGCAGGAAAAAAACCATATAAGTTAAAAAGCAAAGATATGTTTAATATGCTTGCATATGTAAAATCTTTAGCAAATGATGAAGCAATAAATATAGATGTAAATGCAAATAAACAAATGAAAGAAGCATTCGCTTTGGGTCAAAAAACATTTGATACTAAAAGAGGTGGCAGAGGTTTGGCATGTTTAAGTTGTCACAGTCCAGATGTTATTGGTTCTGTTTTAAGAACTCAGCCACTTCCGGATTTAGGTGCTCAAAATGCAGGTGGTACTTGGCCGGCATACAGAATGACTAAGTCATCTTTAAGAACACTTCAGCGCCGTTTTCAAGGGTGTATGAAAAATGCACTTTTAGCTGTTATTCCAATCGGTTCACCTGAGATGGTTGCACTTGAAGTTTATATTACAGATAAAGCAAAAGGTAAAACTATTGCTATACCTGGTTTAAAAAGATAGGGATGCATAATGGAAATTTCTAGAAGAGACTTTATGCATATAGCAGCGATATTTGGTTTAGGTGCAGCAACTGCAGGATGTACTAGTGCATCAGCAAAAACACCAGCTCAAATATCTCTGAAAGATATTTATGATTTTAAGGCAACTGGTAACTTTTCTTTGCTTCATATGTGTGATTTACATGCACATATTAAGCCGTTGTATTGGAGAGAGCCATCTACTTTAATCTCTGCTCCAAACTTAGTTGGAACACCGGGATTTTTATGTGGAGAAGCTTTTGCAAAACATTATGGTTTAGAGCCAAGTTCATTAGACGCATATTTTGATACGCATATGGACTTTGACACTCTGGCTAAAAAGTTTGGAAAGATGGGCGGTATAGCTCATATAAAAACTGTTCTTGAGCATATCAGAGCTGAGAGAGGAGCAGAAAATGTTCTTTTTCTTGACTCAGGAGATACTTGGCAAGGTACAGGCGTTGCATTAAAAACTAAGGGTGAAGCTATTGTAAAAGCGCAAAACTACTTAGGTGTTGATGTAATGGTTGGACACTGGGAATTTACTTACGGTAAAGAGCGTGTTAAAGAGCTTATAGAGATGCTTGATGCTAAGTTTATTTCGCAAAATATAGTCGGTGACGATTCATTTTCGGATGAGTATGAAGAGTTGATATTTGAGCCATATACGATTCAGGAAAAAGGTGGAGCTAAGATTGGTATTATTGGACAATCTTTTCCATTTACATCAACTGCAAACCCTAAAGAGTTTACGCAAGGGTGGAGTTTTGGTCTTAGACTTGAAACACTTCAAGAGTATGTTAACGAGCTTAGAAAAGTGCACAAAGTTGATTGTGTGGTTGTTTTATCACATGACGGATTTAGTGTTGATCAAGAAGTTGCACGTCAGGTTCATGGTATAGACTTTATCTTAAGCGGACATACTCATGACCCTTCTCCTAAGCCTATTACAATTAACGGAACTGTTATTGTAATTGCGGGAAGTCATGGTAAGTATATCGGACGTTTAGACGTTGATGCTAAAGATGGTAAAGTTATTGATTATGAGTATAAACTTATCCCAATAGCATCAAATATGATACCGGCTGATCCAGCAGGTGTTAAGTTGGTAGATGAGCTTTATGCTCCATTTGCTTCAGAGTTTAATGAAGTGCTTGGTAAAACTAAAAATACACTTTATAAAAGAGATACATTTTTCTCAACTTTCGATCAGTTGATAAATGATGCAATTATGGATGAGATGAAGTGTGATATCTCATTTACACCTGGGTATAGATGGGGAACAACTGTTTTAGCCGGTGATGATATTTTAATGGATAATGTATATGAGATGTGTGGAATAACATATCCGAATGTGTATACATTTGAGCTAAAAGGTAAAAGGATTGCTACTCTTTTAGAAGATATTGCAGATAATGTTTTCAATGCAAATCCACTTTACCAACAAGGTGGTGATATGAGCCGTCTTGGCGGTATAACATATAGTATAGCCGTAGCAAACAAAGCTGGAGAGAGAATCTCTAAGCTTACAGTTGGTGGTAAACCAATTGATTTAGAAAAGACTTATATTGTCTCTTCTTGGGGTGGGAATTTACAAAATGCTGGTGAAAATCTTCAAAAAGATAAAATCAGAGCAGTTTACGATGTTACAAGAGATTATATTAAAAAACAAAAAGTTGTTGACGTAAGTAACGACGGTAATGTTACTTTGGTTGATTACGACTGCGGTTGCCCAGTTGAGGGCTCAAGAAGCTGTTCATAAGCTTCGTTATTCCGTATTTAATATGGAAATAAATTTTTATAAAAAGGGTTAATATGAAAATATCTAAATTAAGTATAGCAGCGTTTACAGTTATTGCTTTGGCTTCGTCAGCTCAGGCAACACTTAAATCAGACAAAGTTACTTTAAAAGGTAATATGGTTGTAGAGTACACTAAACTTCCAGCTCCAGTAAATACAATTAAAGAAGCATTTACTGAGGGTATGTTTTATGGTCGTTTAAGAGCAAATGCTTTTTATTGGGACTGGGATAAAGATCCTGCTGCAGGCAAAGACAATAGAAACCTTGGTGTAGGAGCTAGTTTAATATATAAGTCTGCACCACTTAATGGCTTAAGCGGTACGGTAGGTCTGTACACATCACAAAACCCTTTCTTTCGTATGGATAAAGAGGATGTTGGAAGTTCAAAGGCAGGTAAAGATACATTTAGCCGTCGTGATGTTTTAACTGGTGGTCACTATGGAATGACTGTGTTAGGTCAAGCTTATCTACAATATGATGCAGCTAAAACAAGCATTAAAGTTGGTCGACAAATGTTAGAGACTGTTTTTACAAAATCTAACGACACAAAAATGATACCAAATACTTTTGATGGTGTAACAGCTACTATTAAAGACATTCCAGATACTACTATACAATTAGCGTATTTTACCGCACAAAAACTGCGTGACCATACTTCAGGTCATGATGTAATTGCATTTGGAGGCGGTTCTACAAGTGAACAGAAGTGGTCACAAAATGATGACTCTGCTGTAAATAAAAGTTTGGATGTTGCAAAAGTTGGAATTGATAATACTTTGCAAATAGCATCTGTTACAAACAAATCTATCAAAAACTTAAAAGCAAATATTAGTTATGCGAGGGTTCCTGATGTTATTAGTAACTTAACTCTAGAGGCTCACTACACTATTCCAGTAAGCGGTGATTGGAAAATTGCACCGGGTATTAGATATATGAATCAAATGGATGATTTAGATTCTACTACTGCGGTTGCAAACTTGGGTAAAAAAACAGACAACTATACAGATCCAAATAGCTTAGACTCTAGTTTACTTGCTCTTAGACTTGATGTTAAAAACAAAGCATTTTTAGGTCGTATCGGTTACTCTAAAATTGCTGATGAAGCAGATATCGTAGCTCCATGGAGAGGTTTTCCTACTGGTGGATTTACTCGTGCAATGGCTCAGTATAACTGGTATGCAAATACTAAAACATATATGTTAAGACTTGGGTATGACTTTGGTAAAGCAGATATGATCCCAGGATTTAGCCTTATGGCAAGATATGCTGTTCAAGATTTCGATGAGACTAAACCTGGAGTAGCTGCAGACAGTAATATTATCCATATTGATGCTCGTCAAAACATTGGTAAAGACTTAGAACTTAAAGTAAGACTAGGTTTTGTGGATGCAGATGTAAAAGCTGGAAAAGATACTTCATACAATGAATATCGTGTTGAATTAAACTACTTCTTTTAAGAGGTAGTTAAAATATTATGTTAGTGGTTATTGTAGTTGCTGTTAGTTCATTTATTATAGTTCTCTCCTGTTTTATATAAAAATGTTAGTAACTGCAATAGCCACTAAAATAATATAAGCAATTTAATGATATAAATTATAAAGTTTATGTATAGTGGTTTTTTTAATTTATATAGAGTGAAAGTAGAGTTATGATAAAAATTTCTATGGTTTTGTTATTTTGTTTTTTTAACTTGTCTGCATTGGAGTGGCATACTTACAAAGATGCTCTAAAATTGCAAGAAAAAAGCTCTAAGGTAATAATGATTGATGTTATAAGAACAGAGTGTCAATATTGTATAAAAATGGATAAAAATGTCTTTTATAATGAAGAGATGTCTCAGTGG
This window encodes:
- a CDS encoding thioredoxin family protein, with product MIKISMVLLFCFFNLSALEWHTYKDALKLQEKSSKVIMIDVIRTECQYCIKMDKNVFYNEEMSQWLEERFIPVKINLDNEEMPLDVEVKMTPTFYFLDKNNNIVKTIPGSWNIEDFKDLTKNIKGE
- the soxB gene encoding thiosulfohydrolase SoxB, which encodes MEISRRDFMHIAAIFGLGAATAGCTSASAKTPAQISLKDIYDFKATGNFSLLHMCDLHAHIKPLYWREPSTLISAPNLVGTPGFLCGEAFAKHYGLEPSSLDAYFDTHMDFDTLAKKFGKMGGIAHIKTVLEHIRAERGAENVLFLDSGDTWQGTGVALKTKGEAIVKAQNYLGVDVMVGHWEFTYGKERVKELIEMLDAKFISQNIVGDDSFSDEYEELIFEPYTIQEKGGAKIGIIGQSFPFTSTANPKEFTQGWSFGLRLETLQEYVNELRKVHKVDCVVVLSHDGFSVDQEVARQVHGIDFILSGHTHDPSPKPITINGTVIVIAGSHGKYIGRLDVDAKDGKVIDYEYKLIPIASNMIPADPAGVKLVDELYAPFASEFNEVLGKTKNTLYKRDTFFSTFDQLINDAIMDEMKCDISFTPGYRWGTTVLAGDDILMDNVYEMCGITYPNVYTFELKGKRIATLLEDIADNVFNANPLYQQGGDMSRLGGITYSIAVANKAGERISKLTVGGKPIDLEKTYIVSSWGGNLQNAGENLQKDKIRAVYDVTRDYIKKQKVVDVSNDGNVTLVDYDCGCPVEGSRSCS
- a CDS encoding OprD family outer membrane porin; protein product: MKISKLSIAAFTVIALASSAQATLKSDKVTLKGNMVVEYTKLPAPVNTIKEAFTEGMFYGRLRANAFYWDWDKDPAAGKDNRNLGVGASLIYKSAPLNGLSGTVGLYTSQNPFFRMDKEDVGSSKAGKDTFSRRDVLTGGHYGMTVLGQAYLQYDAAKTSIKVGRQMLETVFTKSNDTKMIPNTFDGVTATIKDIPDTTIQLAYFTAQKLRDHTSGHDVIAFGGGSTSEQKWSQNDDSAVNKSLDVAKVGIDNTLQIASVTNKSIKNLKANISYARVPDVISNLTLEAHYTIPVSGDWKIAPGIRYMNQMDDLDSTTAVANLGKKTDNYTDPNSLDSSLLALRLDVKNKAFLGRIGYSKIADEADIVAPWRGFPTGGFTRAMAQYNWYANTKTYMLRLGYDFGKADMIPGFSLMARYAVQDFDETKPGVAADSNIIHIDARQNIGKDLELKVRLGFVDADVKAGKDTSYNEYRVELNYFF